One genomic segment of Candidatus Kryptonium sp. includes these proteins:
- a CDS encoding transcriptional repressor: protein MASRRGSKQREAILRILQSTDIHPTADWIYDQVRKVIPNISLGTVYRNLNLLKDEGLIREVTIQGSSSARYDANLEPHHHFICLKCNSVYDLPAYGVGLNIESYLAGKDFEIKFVKIDIFGICDRCHSSEKN, encoded by the coding sequence ATGGCTAGTCGTAGAGGAAGCAAGCAAAGAGAGGCGATTTTGAGAATCCTCCAAAGCACTGATATTCATCCAACCGCTGACTGGATATATGATCAGGTTAGAAAGGTGATACCTAATATAAGCCTCGGGACTGTGTATAGAAATTTGAATCTTCTCAAAGATGAGGGATTGATTCGCGAAGTAACGATACAAGGTTCGTCAAGCGCAAGATACGATGCTAACCTTGAACCGCATCATCATTTCATCTGTTTGAAATGTAACTCCGTTTATGATCTACCTGCTTATGGTGTTGGATTAAATATTGAATCCTATCTTGCAGGAAAGGACTTTGAAATTAAATTTGTGAAGATTGATATTTTTGGAATTTGCGATAGATGTCACAGTAGCGAAAAGAACTAA